The sequence GGTATTTTACCCGAGAGCTAAGGTTAAGTCACTATTGGTTATAATAATATTTATAACATTTGTTGACATTCCCGCGGTGTTCTACCTGCTGTTCTGGTTTTTCATACAGTTTGTAAACGGAGCGGCATCCGCAGGCTATGACGGCGGCGGGGTCGCATGGTGGGCGCATGTGGGCGGGTTCATATTCGGACTGCTGTACGCAGTGCGGTTTAAAACGCAGGAAAAGGAAGTTTATATATAAACAGGAGCAATATATGTGTTTGGGTTTTCCCGGAAAACTTATTGAAATGGATGATTTTAAAGCCGTTGTGGACATTGACGGCACAAGAAGAGAGGTTTCACTCATGATGCTTCCCGATGAGGTGGTGCTGGGTGATTATGTTATGGTTCACGCCGGATTCGCCATCGCCAAAATGGATCCGGACGAGGCTCAGAAGACCCTTGAAGCACTGAGAGAGTTTGCGGATCTTCTCGATGAGGAAGGACAATTGTGAAATTCGTAAAAGATTTCAGGGACAGAGAGCTTGCGGAAAAGCTGCTCGCAGCAATCAGCCGTGAGGCGGATACATCCCGCGTATACAGATTTATGGAGGTCTGCGGCAGTCACACCATGGCTGTTTCAAGATTCGGTCTGCGCAGTCTTCTGCCGAAGAATATTGAGCTTGTCTCGGGTCCGGGCTGTCCGGTGTGCGTGACTCCTCAGTGGGAGATTGACGCTATATTTGAAATAGCCTCACGGGAGGATGTCACCATAGTTACCTTCGGGGATATGATACGTGTTCCCGGCAGCAGGGGCGAAAGCCTCCAGAAACTCAGGGCGGACGGAGCGGATATACGCATAGTATTTTCGCCGCTTGATACGCTGAAAATAGCGGAAGAGACGGGGAAAAACACGGTGTTTATCGGCATAGGGTTTGAAACCACGGCACCCACGGCGGCGGCTCTGGCGAAAACAGCGAAGGAGCTCGGAACTGCAAATGTATTTGTCGCGCCGTTCTGTAAGACTGTGCCGGAGGTTATGGATGTTCTCCTTGCGGATGAAACGCTGGAGATAGACGGCTTCCTTTGCCCCGGGCATGTTTCTGTGGTTACAGGGCTTGACATATACAAGGCTGTGACGGCGCAGAAACGAAGCGCAGTGGTCACAGGCTTTGAGCCGCTTGATATACTTTCGTCAGTGCTTGAGATGGTGCGCCAGCACAACAAAGGCGAGTACGAGGTGAAAAACTTCTACACCAGAGCGGTTAAGAACGAAGGGAATCTCAAGGCGCAGGCTCTTCTGAAAGAGGTCTTTTATCAGGCGGACACCGACTGGCGCGGTCTGGGGCGGATTCCGAAAAGCGGTCTTCGTTTCAGGGATGAGTATCAGTCTGTGGACGCTCTTGCCAAATTCGGCATACAGGAAACCGGAGTCACCGATCTGAAAGGCTGCAAATGCGGCGATGTGCTCAAGGGGAAGATGAAGCCCTCAGCCTGTCCGATGTTTGACAACGGCTGTACTCCGCAGAACCCATACGGTCCCTGTATGGTTTCTTCAGAGGGTTCCTGCTCGGCATACTATAAATACGAAAGATAAAATAAAGGCGGGGTTTTTGCCCCGCCCTGCTGTTATTCCTGTTCTTTTCTTCTTCTCATTATTACCTTGGCAATTCCCGCAAGGGCGAAAAGAGCTATGGGGAGGTTGGAGTTTCCGCCTGCGGAGCACCCGCCGCTGGGTTCGCCGTCATCATCGTCATCTGTTCCGCCGTCTCCTCCGCCTGTTCCGTTGTCATCGCCATCATTGGATGATGATATGCCTCTTCCTGTCACATTGAAGCTGGTGGATATTCCTGCGTCAGTGCTGATTGTGACTGTTCGGGTTACTGAACCCGCGGCAGTCGGATTAAAGTTAAGATAGAAGACAGCTTCGCTTCCCGCATTCAGGGTGTATGGAAGTGTGGGGCTGCCTGCCGTATCAATTACAAACGGAGAACCGGACTGTATGCTGATAGTGTAGCTTACCTGTCCGTTATTCCTTATTCTGAATGACATGGCGGATGAGCTGTCAACTGTAGTATCTGCAAAGCTTAAGGTATTATTCGTGAGGTTGGGCACTTCTATTGAAGCCTGCTGAGCTGTGCCGGTGAGGTATATTGTCCTGTAGCCTGCGTTGGAAACAATTTCAAAGCTTGTATTGAATGTTCCGTTCACAGTGGGGGAGAAGGTAACATTGTATGTCTGCTCTGTGTTGGGGTTGATCTCCTGATAGTTATTGTCGCATGCGGCAATTTCAGCAGGGAGATTAATATAGGAAAAAGGGGTGTTAAGAGAGCTGAAACATTTCAGCCTGAGAACATCATCGCCCGTATTCTTTATTTTGAAGCTTTTCTGAAGAGTGCTTGCAGTATTTATGCTGCCGAAGTTTATCTGCGCCGGATTCAGGATAGAACCTGTTTCATTATAAAGAGTTATCTGCGGCTGACCGAGAGCGTAGCGTATAGCGTATATATCAGAGCCGCAGGGCCGGGTGCCCGAACCGCATGTGCTTGAACTGAGGTTCCTCGCATCAGCCCAGACCGAAATGAATCTCTGGCTGAACGCATTGTATGCCGTTGAGGGGCTCTGCTGATTGTACTGGTTCGTGGTAAGCGGGAAATTGCTTCCACTCAGTGAACCCGCTCCATTAACAAACTGACCGAAGACGTCAATGTTTTCAAGTGATGTTGCGCCGGTTCTGGCATCAGCCCATGTGACAAGAAAACGTCCGTTTGTGCTGTCATACGCAATATTCGGGTTTGTCTGACCGTGTTCAACGGATTCGTAGTCAAAGCCTATCTGAAAGTTACCTGAATAGTAGCTGCCGCTGGGTGAAAGAAGCTGACCGTATATTTTCGGCTTAACGGACGCAGCATGTCTTTCCCATGCGATAAGATAACGCTGGGCGACACTGTCAAATCTTATTATCGGAGCATGGTTTGATACGTTAAGGACAACACTGTTCACCCTGCGGTAGCCAGTGTTGTCTGTGAGCTCCGGCAGCATGAAAGCGTATATATTCGCACTTTCATCAACTTCCGTATCTTCCCAAGGTATGGGGGATATTACTCCGCTGCGGTCTTCACATCCGAATGTGTGTTCACTTCTTATTGCCTCAAAAATAACCATGCACAGCCCTGAGTTGGAGCAGTCAATGCTGGGGTTTTCAATGCTTGAGTATCTTTCCACGATGAAGTTTTCTTCATCGGCTCCGTATTCTGCTTCGAGAACTTTTATTGTAGTGTTGCCGCTTTTAAGGGTGGTCGATGTATCTGCCGTGTGCATGAAGCTTGCGGGAAAGGGTGAAGGATTGGAGAGATTAGCCGTAGTTACGGTTGCGAATCCGAGATAAGAATGGTCAGAAATAGTGTTGCCTGCCCATACTTCGTTCGGAGGGGTGGTATTCATGCACAAGTGGGTTACGGTGTGTGCCTGTGCTCTCTGTTCAAGCCACACAAAATAGAAGGTTCCATCATGGAATTTTATAAAAGGTGACTCTCTTACGATTAGTCCGTCATCCGCAGTGCTGTTTGTGAAACCGAAATATTTTTCACTTCCCAATGTTACAGCGCATGTTGATGCGTCTGTTAACGTGAGTGTTTTAAAATAAATTTTCCCGCTTGAAGCATCACCTCTGGAGTCCTGCCATGTGATAACTGCGGTATTGTTAACGTCATCAAATGCCACTTTAGGGGCAACTTCCATACTGTTTGTGGATGAAACTATGATTTCAGAGCCGCATGTTGTTCCGTCGGAATTAATGTAACGGGCATATATATCATTTTGCAGACCGGGTGTGCCTGCGTTTCTTTCATCTTCCCAGACAGCCAGCCAGAGATTGTGACCGTTTAGATAGATAACTTCCGGCTCGTTCTGGTTCAGTTCAGCGTTTGAAACAGGTATTCCGTCGCCGTCCTCTTCAAAGGTGCCTAGGGTATGTGATATGCCGTCCTCGGTGAAGCCTGCGACACTGCGCATACTTCCGTCGGTAAAGTCGGCTTTTGCGGTTGTTTCGCCGCCGGAGCCGCAGGAAGCTGTTATGAAAACTGAAAGAATAAGCAGAAAAAATTTAAAATGACGCATATATACAACCTCGCAGGGAGTTTTATTCCTTATCTGTATCGGCGGACGGGAGAAAATATAAACATGAAATACCCGTAAAAAAGCCGCTGATATATTTTATTTGATCTCATACGGATAAACAACACGGAATACTGTTCCGAGAGTTTCGGATGAAGAAAAGCCCGCCCGTCCCTTGAGATACTTTTCGCTCAGGAGCTTCACGCTGTGAGTTCCGAGCCCTCTTCCGGCGCCTTTTGTGCTGACGTTTCTGTGGAAAAGCCGCGCCTGAATATCTCTGTGGATGAATCCTTTGTTGTATACCCTGAACTCCACTCCGTCCTCAGCCGGATAGGAGCCGATTTTTACTGTTCCGCCTGATTCGACTGCTTCAAGGGCGTTTTTCAGCAGATTACCAAGAACCCGCTTAAGTATTGTTTTATCAGTTATGAAGCGTATGTCCTCTCCTGCCGGATCTGCGGCTATGTTTTTGCCGATGCAGACTGTTCCGGCGGAATACAGCGCTTTAAGCTCATTTATTATTTCTGCGGATGAAACTTCTTCCGGTCTGGTGCTGAGCTCGCCGTTTTCAGCCTCGAATATCAGCTTGTGGGAGCGTATCTCGTCTGTGAGGCTGACAGAGGTCATGCGCATTATGTCCGCCAACTCTTTTATCTCTTCAACGCTTTCGGCGGACTCAAGAATGTCCGAAGCAGCGCTTATGCCTGAGAGCATGTTCATGATGTCATGAAAGAAAAGCCGCTCAAGTATTGCCTTCCGTTTAGAGTCGCTGAGGTCTTTTATATAAACGAACAGATAAAGCAGACCGTTCATTTTCATAGGCGTGGATGTAACCCGAAGCTCCATCACATCGCCGTCTTTTTTCAGGATGCTGCATTCTCTGGCGGATTTTACCTCTTTGAGGCTTTCGGCTATAGCCCTGTTTGCTCCGCAGTGCTTGCAGAATTCCATTGTTCCGCACTGATCGTGTGAAGACACAGCGTGGGAGCAGCCTAGAATTTCCCCCGGAAGCCTGCCGATCAGTTCATCCGTTTGTCCCAGAACAAAGGCGGCAGCGGAGTTGAATGTGACGAGTCTTCTCTCGTGGTTGAGCATGATCACCGGCTCCGGTACGGCGTTTGCGATGAATTTAACCGCATGTTCGCAGCCGGAGAGATCGTCCGTGTCAGTCTTTAAGTTTTCAGGATAAATATCGGTTATCGGTTTCATTTATATGAAGCCTACCATATGAATCTGTTTTTTGTATCAAGAAAGTTGCAAATCTCAGCAAAAACTAATAATCTTCTGAACATAAATAAAACGGCGGGAAACTGGAATGAAAAAAATAGGATTGGCTGAAGGCGGCGGCGGAAGCGCCACCAATAAATTTATAAAAGAGCTTTTTATCTCCCGTTTGGGGAATGACGCATCGGAAAAAATGCCCGATGCGGCGCATGTTGAAACAGACGGCAGAACGGCATTCACAACTGACGGCTTTGTGGTGCGCCCCGAGTTTTTCCCCGGCGGAAACATAGGCAAGCTTGCCGTATGCGGCACAGTGAACGACCTTGCCGTGAGCGGTGCGAAGGCGGAATATCTCTCTCTCGGAGTCATCATTCCCGAAGGATATGAGGCGGAAAGACTGGAAAAAATCGTGGACGCCATAGCGGAAACTGCGAAAAGGGCTGGGGTCAAAATCGTCTGCGGCGATACGAAGGTTGTGGAAAAAGGTGCCGTGGACGGGCTTTTTATAAACACCGCAGGCATAGGAAGAGTGGTTAATGACTGGACAGTCTTTGAGAATATAAAGGACGGCGACGCTGTGATCCTCACCTCGGATATGGCGCGTCACGGCATGAGCGTGCTTCTCGCCAGAGGAGAGCTTGGTTTTGAGGGGAATATAGAGTCAGACTGCGCACCGCTGAACAAAATGCTTGAGGCGCTTCATGAATATGATGTTCATTTTTGCAGAGACGCCACAAGAGGCGGTGTCGCCGCTGTTCTGAACGAGATAGCCGATGGAGCGAAAAAGGGCTTCCTCATACATGAGGCAGACCTTCCGCTGAGGCAGGATGTTGGAAATTTGTGTGAAATTCTCGGTTTCGATCCTCTGTCTGTTGCTAATGAAGGATTAGCTGTTATACTTGTATCAGCTTCGGACGCTTCTCATGTTATTGAGAAGCTGAAAAATTTTGAGGAAGGCAGGAATGCCTGCGTTGTCGGTTTTGTAAATGGAGCAGGGCGTGTTATACTTGAGACGGCGGTCGGCGGCAGACGTGTGGTGGATATGCCTGCGGGCGAGCTTCTTCCCCGTATTTGTTAGCCTGATTTTTGCCTGTTCGCAGGGAGAGAAGACCTTTCCGATAATTGAACAGAAATGCGGCAAATGCCACAGAGCTTCTGTTGTGTACCAGAAAGACCGCACAGAGGAGGACTGGAAAAGGGTTCTCCACGGCATGAAAATGCGGGGTCTTGTCATCACCGGACAGGAAGAAAAAGAAGTTATGAAGGTTCTGACCGAAAACTTTCTGTTAAAGAATTAGAATAATCTGCCGAAATTTGACTCAGGGTAGTGATATGATTGAAATAGATTGGGGAAAGCAGGCGGGTCTTCTTCCTGTTGTTGTGCAGGATGAGGAAACAAAAGACGTGCTGATGCTTGCTTATGCAAATAAAGAAGCGCTTGAGCTTACAAAGGAAACAGGATACGCCCACTATTTTTCCAGAAGCAGGAACTCGCTGTGGAAAAAGGGCGAAACTTCGGGAAACCTCCAGAAAGTTGTTTCGGTGAAGCTTGACTGCGACGGGGATACCCTGCTTTACATCGTAAATCAGACCGGCGCCGCCTGCCACACCGGAGAAAGAACCTGTTTTTTTACTGAGCTTTACCGGGGAGTATAGATGTTGGGCGGAAAACAGCAGCTTATCGGTGTTGATATAGGGAGCAGTTCGGTAAAAATAGTCGAACTGAAGCCCAAAAAGAAAGGATATGTGGTTAAAAGCGCCGTTGAGGTTGCTCTTACCCCCGATGTTATAGTCGAAGGCGCTATAATGGACTACGGCGAAGTCGCCGGAGCCGTCTCGGAAGCCTTTAAAGCGGGTAAATTCTCTTCAAGAAACGTTGCCGCGGGTCTCAAAGGAAGCGCGGTGATAGCCAAAAGACTCTCCGTTCCCATAACTGATCAGGATGAACTGCGTGAAACCTTCATGTGGGAAGCCGAGCAGTACATCCAGATGGATATTGAGGACGTAAGCATAGATTACGAAACAGTGGAGATCGACGAAGCCAAGGGCGAAACCGACCTTGTGCTCGCCGTTGCCAGAAAAGATCTTATCGTGGACTTCAAGTCGGTGCTGGAGGCGGCAAAGCTTAAACCCCTTGTGGTTGACCTTGAGGTTTTCGCCATGATGAACGCTTTTACCGCTAACTATGAAACGGATGACGAGGCGGCGGTTCTTGTAAATATAGGTCATTCCACAACCTTAATCACTATCACCAGAAACGGAAGCTACGAATTTTCCAGAGAGGTCTTAAAGGGCGGCAAAAACCTCTGCGAGATGATAAGCCAGTCCCTCTCCATTCCGTATGACGAGGCGGAAAGGATGATGAAGAACACCTCCGCTATTGAGTCCGACGAAAACCTGAAAGAAACCGTAGACACCTTTAACTCCCAGATAGCGATGGAAATTAAAAACTCCATAGAAATGTTTGACACCGCAAGCCAGTCAAAGCCTGCACGCTGCTTCATCTGCGGCGGCGCTGCTGTTCTGCCCGGACTGCGGGAAAGGATTGAGAAAGCCGTGGAGGCGGACGTCTCCCTCTTTGATCCTTTTGCCAGAATGGAAATAGCAGGCTCGGCGGACAAAAGGCTGATAGAGGAAAAGCTTCACTCTTTTGCCGTTGCGGCGGGGCTTGCTCTCAGGAGCGCGGGGGAAAAATGATAAGGGTTAACCTGCTCGGCAGGAAGCGTAAAAAGAAGGTCAAACCGATACAGATTGAGTTAAGCGCTTTTGTTCTGGCGGTTGCCGCAGTTTTCGCCGGCATTATGCTGTTCAATATGACGGTGAACGCAAAAATCGCGTATCTTGAGGATCAGGTTAACAAAAAACAGACGGAACTCCGCAAGCTTCAGAGCGTCAAGCAGGAAGTGGAGAGATTCCGCACCCAGATGGATGAGATTCAGAAGAAAATCGAGATAGTCCGCAAGCTTAAGGAAGGGCAGAAAGGCTATTATAAAATACTTACAAATATAGAGAAGTCCATGCCGGACGATGTTTGGACAAGCAGCCTCAGCTTCGAGGGCGGCAAAATAGTTCTCGGCTGCTCCTCACTCAGGGTTTCATCGGTGAACAGATTTGTGATGAACCTGTACGAAACGAATATGTTTTCCACAATAGACCTTGAGAAAGCAGACAAAAAGGATGAGGACACGGTTGAAATAAACAACTTTGTAATTACCGCCGGAGTGAGGTTGGACTGATGCTGAAAAAATTTGCCTCCATACCGTTCCGTTTCCGGCTGCTGATTGAGATAGCGCTTATCGCCGTCATTATCGGCGGGTACTATTATCTGTTTCTCATGCCTCTTCAGGAGAAGATGGAAAGGCTGGAGAAGGAATA is a genomic window of Geovibrio thiophilus containing:
- a CDS encoding HypC/HybG/HupF family hydrogenase formation chaperone, with amino-acid sequence MCLGFPGKLIEMDDFKAVVDIDGTRREVSLMMLPDEVVLGDYVMVHAGFAIAKMDPDEAQKTLEALREFADLLDEEGQL
- the hypD gene encoding hydrogenase formation protein HypD, which encodes MKFVKDFRDRELAEKLLAAISREADTSRVYRFMEVCGSHTMAVSRFGLRSLLPKNIELVSGPGCPVCVTPQWEIDAIFEIASREDVTIVTFGDMIRVPGSRGESLQKLRADGADIRIVFSPLDTLKIAEETGKNTVFIGIGFETTAPTAAALAKTAKELGTANVFVAPFCKTVPEVMDVLLADETLEIDGFLCPGHVSVVTGLDIYKAVTAQKRSAVVTGFEPLDILSSVLEMVRQHNKGEYEVKNFYTRAVKNEGNLKAQALLKEVFYQADTDWRGLGRIPKSGLRFRDEYQSVDALAKFGIQETGVTDLKGCKCGDVLKGKMKPSACPMFDNGCTPQNPYGPCMVSSEGSCSAYYKYER
- a CDS encoding choice-of-anchor D domain-containing protein produces the protein MRHFKFFLLILSVFITASCGSGGETTAKADFTDGSMRSVAGFTEDGISHTLGTFEEDGDGIPVSNAELNQNEPEVIYLNGHNLWLAVWEDERNAGTPGLQNDIYARYINSDGTTCGSEIIVSSTNSMEVAPKVAFDDVNNTAVITWQDSRGDASSGKIYFKTLTLTDASTCAVTLGSEKYFGFTNSTADDGLIVRESPFIKFHDGTFYFVWLEQRAQAHTVTHLCMNTTPPNEVWAGNTISDHSYLGFATVTTANLSNPSPFPASFMHTADTSTTLKSGNTTIKVLEAEYGADEENFIVERYSSIENPSIDCSNSGLCMVIFEAIRSEHTFGCEDRSGVISPIPWEDTEVDESANIYAFMLPELTDNTGYRRVNSVVLNVSNHAPIIRFDSVAQRYLIAWERHAASVKPKIYGQLLSPSGSYYSGNFQIGFDYESVEHGQTNPNIAYDSTNGRFLVTWADARTGATSLENIDVFGQFVNGAGSLSGSNFPLTTNQYNQQSPSTAYNAFSQRFISVWADARNLSSSTCGSGTRPCGSDIYAIRYALGQPQITLYNETGSILNPAQINFGSINTASTLQKSFKIKNTGDDVLRLKCFSSLNTPFSYINLPAEIAACDNNYQEINPNTEQTYNVTFSPTVNGTFNTSFEIVSNAGYRTIYLTGTAQQASIEVPNLTNNTLSFADTTVDSSSAMSFRIRNNGQVSYTISIQSGSPFVIDTAGSPTLPYTLNAGSEAVFYLNFNPTAAGSVTRTVTISTDAGISTSFNVTGRGISSSNDGDDNGTGGGDGGTDDDDDGEPSGGCSAGGNSNLPIALFALAGIAKVIMRRRKEQE
- a CDS encoding ATP-binding protein; translation: MKPITDIYPENLKTDTDDLSGCEHAVKFIANAVPEPVIMLNHERRLVTFNSAAAFVLGQTDELIGRLPGEILGCSHAVSSHDQCGTMEFCKHCGANRAIAESLKEVKSARECSILKKDGDVMELRVTSTPMKMNGLLYLFVYIKDLSDSKRKAILERLFFHDIMNMLSGISAASDILESAESVEEIKELADIMRMTSVSLTDEIRSHKLIFEAENGELSTRPEEVSSAEIINELKALYSAGTVCIGKNIAADPAGEDIRFITDKTILKRVLGNLLKNALEAVESGGTVKIGSYPAEDGVEFRVYNKGFIHRDIQARLFHRNVSTKGAGRGLGTHSVKLLSEKYLKGRAGFSSSETLGTVFRVVYPYEIK
- the hypE gene encoding hydrogenase expression/formation protein HypE: MKKIGLAEGGGGSATNKFIKELFISRLGNDASEKMPDAAHVETDGRTAFTTDGFVVRPEFFPGGNIGKLAVCGTVNDLAVSGAKAEYLSLGVIIPEGYEAERLEKIVDAIAETAKRAGVKIVCGDTKVVEKGAVDGLFINTAGIGRVVNDWTVFENIKDGDAVILTSDMARHGMSVLLARGELGFEGNIESDCAPLNKMLEALHEYDVHFCRDATRGGVAAVLNEIADGAKKGFLIHEADLPLRQDVGNLCEILGFDPLSVANEGLAVILVSASDASHVIEKLKNFEEGRNACVVGFVNGAGRVILETAVGGRRVVDMPAGELLPRIC
- the hisI gene encoding phosphoribosyl-AMP cyclohydrolase, producing MIEIDWGKQAGLLPVVVQDEETKDVLMLAYANKEALELTKETGYAHYFSRSRNSLWKKGETSGNLQKVVSVKLDCDGDTLLYIVNQTGAACHTGERTCFFTELYRGV
- the pilM gene encoding type IV pilus assembly protein PilM, which produces MLGGKQQLIGVDIGSSSVKIVELKPKKKGYVVKSAVEVALTPDVIVEGAIMDYGEVAGAVSEAFKAGKFSSRNVAAGLKGSAVIAKRLSVPITDQDELRETFMWEAEQYIQMDIEDVSIDYETVEIDEAKGETDLVLAVARKDLIVDFKSVLEAAKLKPLVVDLEVFAMMNAFTANYETDDEAAVLVNIGHSTTLITITRNGSYEFSREVLKGGKNLCEMISQSLSIPYDEAERMMKNTSAIESDENLKETVDTFNSQIAMEIKNSIEMFDTASQSKPARCFICGGAAVLPGLRERIEKAVEADVSLFDPFARMEIAGSADKRLIEEKLHSFAVAAGLALRSAGEK
- a CDS encoding PilN domain-containing protein, producing MIRVNLLGRKRKKKVKPIQIELSAFVLAVAAVFAGIMLFNMTVNAKIAYLEDQVNKKQTELRKLQSVKQEVERFRTQMDEIQKKIEIVRKLKEGQKGYYKILTNIEKSMPDDVWTSSLSFEGGKIVLGCSSLRVSSVNRFVMNLYETNMFSTIDLEKADKKDEDTVEINNFVITAGVRLD